From one Actinopolyspora saharensis genomic stretch:
- a CDS encoding ATP-binding cassette domain-containing protein translates to MAESPAVSARALVKDFGPNRALDGLELRAEKGQVLGVLGPNGAGKTTAVRILTTLLRPDSGHATVAGHDVRSEPHAVRRSIGLSGQYSAVDQNLTGYENLHMVSRLYGMSRSRAAARARELLDDFKLGEAADRPAKGYSGGMRRRLDLAGALVAEPPVVILDEPTTGLDPRGRMDTWQVISELVRDGTTVLLTTQYLEEADALADDIAVIDHGRVIARGTSGELKSLVGGERLGMVADTAHELPRVAEVLEEVGTGSVRVDERALRARVAVEAGSRALTEAVRRLDALGLEAHDIELSRPTLDDVFLTLTGETAAADEEEQRDGESARPPSEVRSAERDG, encoded by the coding sequence ATGGCGGAGTCACCCGCGGTCAGCGCGCGGGCCCTGGTCAAGGACTTCGGCCCCAACCGCGCACTGGACGGTCTGGAACTGCGGGCCGAGAAGGGGCAGGTTCTCGGAGTGCTCGGCCCCAACGGCGCGGGCAAGACGACCGCGGTGCGGATCCTGACCACCCTGCTGCGGCCCGACTCGGGCCACGCGACCGTGGCCGGCCACGACGTGCGCTCCGAACCGCACGCGGTGCGCCGCTCGATAGGACTGTCCGGGCAGTACTCGGCCGTGGACCAGAACCTGACCGGTTACGAGAACCTGCACATGGTCAGCAGGCTGTACGGGATGTCCCGCTCCCGCGCAGCCGCACGCGCTCGCGAGCTGCTGGACGACTTCAAACTCGGCGAGGCCGCCGACCGCCCGGCCAAGGGGTACTCGGGCGGGATGCGCAGAAGGCTCGACCTCGCGGGAGCCCTAGTGGCCGAACCCCCCGTGGTGATCCTCGACGAACCGACCACCGGGCTGGACCCCAGGGGGCGCATGGACACCTGGCAGGTGATCTCGGAACTCGTGCGGGACGGAACCACCGTGTTGCTGACCACCCAGTACCTGGAGGAGGCCGACGCGCTCGCGGACGACATCGCCGTCATCGATCACGGCAGGGTCATAGCCCGGGGGACCTCCGGTGAGCTCAAGTCGCTGGTCGGCGGTGAACGACTCGGGATGGTGGCCGACACGGCGCACGAGCTGCCCCGGGTGGCCGAGGTGCTGGAGGAGGTCGGGACCGGATCCGTCCGGGTCGACGAGCGGGCCCTGCGGGCGCGGGTGGCCGTGGAGGCCGGCTCCAGGGCGTTGACGGAGGCGGTGCGTCGGCTGGACGCGCTGGGACTGGAAGCCCACGACATCGAACTGAGTCGTCCCACCCTGGACGACGTCTTCCTCACACTGACCGGAGAGACGGCCGCGGCGGACGAGGAGGAGCAACGGGACGGCGAATCCGCCCGGCCCCCTTCCGAAGTCCGCTCGGCGGAACGGGACGGATGA
- a CDS encoding ABC transporter permease, producing the protein MPRMPASLRDSGVIAKRNLINIKRNPDWLLEGTVQPIMFVLLFAFVFGGSLGGERYREFLIAGIFVQTVAFNSSFTVIGLANDLQRGIVERFRALPMSRVAVLLGRTSSDLAVSVLTVVIMSVCGLLVGWRLRGDFTDVVLAYLVLLLFSFAMSWVGAFIGLIARSVEVAQSAGLLWLFPVTFISSAFVSAEAMPTPLRVFAQWNPITVNADLLRELFGNPVRVGMPAPTSWPAEHALLYAVGSSVLIVLIFVPLAVGRYRKVASR; encoded by the coding sequence ATGCCCAGAATGCCGGCGAGTCTGCGCGACAGCGGTGTGATCGCCAAGCGGAACCTGATCAACATAAAGCGCAATCCGGACTGGCTGCTCGAGGGCACGGTGCAGCCGATCATGTTCGTGCTGCTGTTCGCCTTCGTCTTCGGGGGAAGCCTGGGCGGGGAGCGCTACCGGGAGTTCCTGATCGCAGGCATCTTCGTGCAGACGGTCGCCTTCAACTCCTCTTTCACCGTGATCGGGCTGGCCAACGACCTGCAGCGGGGGATAGTCGAGCGGTTCCGCGCGCTGCCCATGTCCAGAGTGGCCGTGCTCCTGGGGCGCACCAGCTCGGACCTGGCCGTGAGCGTGCTGACCGTGGTGATCATGTCGGTGTGCGGTCTGCTGGTGGGGTGGCGGTTGCGCGGCGACTTCACCGACGTGGTGCTGGCCTACCTGGTCCTGCTGCTGTTCTCATTCGCCATGTCCTGGGTCGGGGCGTTCATAGGGCTCATCGCGCGCAGCGTCGAGGTGGCGCAGAGCGCTGGACTGCTGTGGTTGTTCCCCGTGACCTTCATATCCTCGGCCTTCGTTTCCGCCGAGGCGATGCCGACGCCGCTGCGGGTGTTCGCGCAGTGGAACCCGATCACCGTGAACGCCGACCTGCTCCGGGAGTTGTTCGGCAATCCCGTGCGGGTCGGGATGCCCGCTCCGACGAGTTGGCCCGCCGAGCACGCGCTGCTCTACGCCGTGGGGTCCTCGGTGTTGATCGTGCTGATCTTCGTCCCGTTGGCGGTGGGGCGTTACCGCAAGGTGGCCAGTCGGTGA